The following are encoded together in the Glycine max cultivar Williams 82 chromosome 8, Glycine_max_v4.0, whole genome shotgun sequence genome:
- the LOC106799544 gene encoding secreted RxLR effector protein 161-like translates to MEECNLAKSPVEFGLKLGAGLDEKSVDATLFKQMVGSLRYLCHSRPDIAYGVGLVNRYMNDPRTSHMATAKRILRYVKGTLDYGLLFSKANHNQGIRLIGFSDADWSGDVEDNKSTTGYVFKLLDPQSVGVLRSKKMLDFQLVSQSTWLLPQQLVNQPGWSPSLQN, encoded by the coding sequence ATGGAAGAATGCAATCTAGCTAAGAGTCCAGTTGAGTTTGGATTAAAGCTAGGTGCTGGTCTTGATGAAAAATCAGTGGATGCCACATTGTTCAAGCAAATGGTGGGAAGCTTGAGATATTTGTGCCATAGTAGGCCAGATATTGCTTATGGTGTGGGTCTGGTAAATAGATATATGAATGATCCGAGGACTTCTCATATGGCTACAGCAAAGAGAATTTTGAGATATGTGAAGGGCACACTTGATTATGGTTTGTTATTCTCCAAAGCAAATCATAATCAAGGAATAAGGTTAATTGGCTTTTCTGATGCAGATTGGAGTGGTGATGTAGAGGACAACAAAAGCACCACTGGATATGTCTTCAAATTACTTGATCCACAATCTGTTGGAGTTCTAAGAAGCAAGAAGATGTTGGACTTTCAACTTGTGAGTCAGAGTACATGGCTGCTGCCTCAGCAGCTTGTCAATCAGcctggttggagtccctctttgCAGAATTGA
- the LOC100793991 gene encoding uncharacterized protein, translating into MCSSMTKVTVGIEAATATSLVARINGRPVLQPTCNRFPNLERRNSIKKLSPKSPCPPSPPLPSKTSLAPLVSPKSKSPRPPPIKRGNESTGLNSSSEKIVTPRNTIKTPTLERKKSKSFKERSYDALGLSASTEASLSYSSNLITESPGSIAAVRREQMALQHAQRKMKIAHYGRSKSAKFERVVPLDPSSNLTSKTSEEEKRCSFITANSDPIYIAYHDEEWGVPVHDDKMLFELLVLSGAQVGSDWTSILKKRQDFRAAFSEFDVATLANLTDKQMVSISLEYGIDISQVRGVVDNANRILEINKDFGSFDKYIWGFVNHKPISTQYKFGHKIPVKTSKSESISKDMIRRGFRCVGPTVLHSFMQAAGLTNDHLITCHRHLQCTLLASSPHCTTEHSL; encoded by the exons ATGTGCAGTTCCATGACCAAGGTGACTGTAGGCATAGAAGCAGCCACAGCTACCTCTCTGGTAGCCAGAATCAACGGCCGGCCGGTCCTTCAACCGACTTGTAACCGATTTCCTAACCTTGAGAGGAGAAATTCAATCAAGAAACTGTCACCAAAATCACCATGTCCTCCATCACCACCACTTCCAAGCAAAACCTCATTGGCACCTCTAGTTTCTCCAAAGTCTAAGTCCCCAAGGCCTCCACCTATAAAGAGAGGCAATGAGAGTACTGGACTTAACTCAAGTTCTGAAAAGATTGTGACACCAAGAAACACCATAAAAACTCCAACTCTAGAGAGGAAAAAGTCCAAGAGTTTTAAGGAAAGGTCATATGATGCTTTAGGCCTTTCTGCCTCCACAGAGGCATCATTAAGTTACTCTTCCAATTTGATCACTGAATCCCCTGGGAGCATAGCTGCAGTGAGGAGAGAACAGATGGCACTGCAGCATGCgcagagaaaaatgaagattgCTCATTATGGAAGATCAAAGTCTGCAAAGTTTGAAAGAGTTGTTCCTCTTGATCCTTCATCCAATCTTACTTCAAAGACAAGTGAGGAGGAGAAGAGATGCAGCTTTATCACAGCCAATTCAG ATCCCATCTATATTGCTTATCATGATGAAGAATGGGGAGTTCCAGTTCATGATGACAA GATGTTGTTTGAACTTCTAGTTTTAAGTGGTGCTCAAGTAGGATCAGATTGGACCTCAATCTTGAAGAAACGCCAGGATTTCAG GGCTGCATTTTCTGAATTTGATGTAGCAACTTTGGCCAACTTGACTGATAAGCAAATGGTGTCGATTAGTTTGGAATATGGGATTGATATAAGCCAAGTTCGAGGTGTTGTTGACAATGCTAACCGAATTTTAGAG ATTAACAAGGACTTTGGTTCATTTGATAAATACATTTGGGGTTTTGTCAATCACAAACCCATCTCCACTCAATACAAGTTCGGCCACAAGATCCCAGTTAAGACATCAAAGTCAGAGAGCATAAGCAAAGACATGATCAGAAGGGGGTTTAGGTGTGTAGGTCCCACAGTGCTTCATTCATTTATGCAAGCAGCTGGACTCACCAATGACCACTTAATCACTTGCCACAGACACTTGCAATGCACCTTATTGGCATCTAGCCCCCATTGCACCACAGAGCACTCTCTATAG